A genomic stretch from Clavelina lepadiformis chromosome 5, kaClaLepa1.1, whole genome shotgun sequence includes:
- the LOC143461043 gene encoding uncharacterized protein LOC143461043, which produces MDDISEFCIEVMGGQPEYDFALMGMGSLARKEITPYSDFECAILLEDDVSSVPGYDYELILEYFRWMTVVFQTILINLGQTILPSVAIPSLNDYYKKYDGEDWFYDACTPNGISMDGMMPKACKTPLGRQQGTKKKPWTTELILPVSKMLEYLDKDRRLKEGYNLSSVLSETCFVSGEKKVYDQYYVMAFEKLREDSTFFSSLNTQVADDKNSFRLRKRILDALASGEYNHKQMFYRSTTIFLSTLGRFYGVKSLSCFEVISELAEKNLISDKDRQDLDYAVAIALEVRLKLYMERREQNDLIRNKAILMRKKNSIIVKAVGEKCVYDYFGIADRLQSAIFEFRKEMVNEKLVLPEVPAWKNTVFIIWCFGLHEHFVELCETNFSSWTAESSDLTQTTDQTTLLVEQRNANIYSDDSFSQMRPCTDDESTSQKADLLSMFGLSLYMTSENTKAFASFENFLTQHANSEVQYADLLRRCVLATLTNSLKTMQSHLQDNVMEKMKQGSYSEDDVEAFKFSIKWQEKLQTFGKKLFYAMNNADEKILQPATDLINTLKESRKDVKRISSLRENENVVPGKQAKIGQSTFCIKEEIEGISECPSLAVESFHSDET; this is translated from the exons ATGGATGATATTTCCGAATTTTGTATTGAAGTCATGGGTGGCCAGCCCGAATACGATTTTGCATTAATGGGAATGGGCTCACTTGCTCGAAAAGAAATTACTCCTTACTCTGATTTTGAGTGTGCTATTTTACTAGAAGATGATGTATCAAGCGTACCAGGCTACGACTATGAACTCATTTTAGAATACTTCAGATGGATGACagttgtttttcaaacaattctgATCAACTTAGGACAAACCATTCTTCCTAGTGTTGCTATTCCCAGCCTGAATGACTATTATAAAAAGTATGATGGTGAGGATTGGTTTTATGACGCCTGTACTCCTAATGGCATATCTATGGACGGTATGATGCCAAAGGCTTGCAAGACTCCTTTAGGGAGGCAACAAGGAACCAAGAAGAAACCTTGGACAACGGAACTTATACTTCCCGTTTCCAAGATGCTAGAATATTTAGACAAAGATAGACGTTTGAAGGAGGGGTACAACTTGTCAAGTGTTCTTTCTGAAACATGCTTTGTTTCTGGAGAAAAAAAAGTATATGATCAATATTACGTTATggcttttgaaaaattacgCGAAGATTCTACGTTTTTCAGCAGTTTGAACACCCAAGTCGCCGATGATAAGAATAGTTTTAGATTAAGGAAACGTATTTTAGATGCATTAGCCAGTGGTGAGTACAACCACAAACAGATGTTCTATCGCAgtacaacaatatttttgtctaCATTGGGTCGTTTTTATGGAGTAAAATCCTTATCCTGCTTTGAGGTTATCTCTGAACTTGCTGAAAAAAATCTGATTTCTGACAAAGACCGTCAGGACTTGGACTATGCTGTAGCTATTGCTCTTGAAGTCCGTTTAAAATTGTACATGGAAAGGAGGGAGCAAAATGACTTGATCAGAAACAAAGCTATTCTTATGAGAAAGAAAAACTCAATAATAGTCAAAGCTGTTGGCGAAAAGTGCGTATACGATTACTTCGGAATAGCAGATAGATTACAATCTGCTATTTTTGAATTTAGAAAGGAGATGGTTAACGAAAAACTCGTACTACCTGAAGTTCCCGCATGGAAAAATACAGTTTTCATCATTTGGTGCTTTGGCTTACACGAGCATTTTGTTGAATTATGTGAAACCAATTTTTCTTCATGGACCGCGGAATCTTCTGACTTGACTCAAACCACAGATCAAACAACTTTACTTGTAGAACAGCGCAATGCTAACATTTATTCTGATGACAGTTTTTCCCAGATGAGACCATGCACAGATGACGAGTCGACGTCACAAAAGGCAGACCTTTTATCAATGTTTGGCTTGAGTTTGTACATGACTAGTGAAAATACAAAAGCATTTGCttcatttgaaaactttttgacACAGCATGCAAACAGTGAAGTACAGTATGCTGATTTGTTACGAAGATGTGTATTGGCAACGTTAACTAACTCTTTGAAGACAATGCAGTCGCATTTACAAGACAATGTTATGGAAAAAATGAAGCAAGGATCTTATAGTGAAGACGATGTTGaagcttttaaattttcaatcaaatggcaggaaaaattgcaaacatttgggaaaaaacttttttatgctATGAACAATGCAGATGAAAAAATACTTCAACCAGCAACAGACCTTATTAACACACTAAAAGAAAGTCGGAAGGATGTAAAAAGAATATCTTCGCTTCGTGAAAACGAAAATGTTGTTCCAG GTAAACAAGCCAAAATTGGACAATCAACTTTTTGTATCAAAGAGGAGATCGAAGGTATTTCTGAATGCCCTTCCCTGGCCGTAGAATCATTCCATTCTGATGAAACATGa